The proteins below come from a single Pseudomonas chlororaphis genomic window:
- a CDS encoding EvpB family type VI secretion protein: MTDNTAREGVQNLGATEETSEFASLLLQEFKPKTERAREAVETAVRTLAEQALAQTDLVSNDAIKSIESIIAAIDAKLTAQVNQVIHHPDFQQLESAWRGLHYLVNNTETDEQLKIRVLNISKTDLHKTLKKFKGTAWDQSPIFKKMYEEEYGQFGGEPYGCLVGDYYFDQSPPDVELLGELSKVCAAMHAPFISAASPTVMGMGSWQELSNPRDLTKIFTTPEYAGWRSLRESEDSRYIGLTMPRFLARLPYGAKTDPVEAFAFEENTDGADSSKYTWANAAYAMAVNINRSFKHFGWCSRIRGVESGGEVENLPAHTFPTDDGGVDMKCPTEIAISDRREAELAKNGFMPLLHKKNTDFAAFIGAQSLQKPAEYDDPDATANANLAARLPYLFATCRFAHYLKCIVRDKIGSFKEKDEMQRWLQDWILNYVDGDPAHSTETTKAQHPLAAAEVIVEEVEGNPGYYNSKFYLRPHYQLEGLTVSLRLVSKLPSAKGA; the protein is encoded by the coding sequence ATGACTGACAATACCGCCCGCGAAGGCGTCCAGAACCTCGGCGCGACCGAAGAGACCAGCGAATTCGCCTCCCTGCTGCTGCAAGAGTTCAAGCCCAAGACCGAACGTGCTCGCGAGGCCGTCGAGACGGCCGTGCGCACCCTGGCCGAGCAGGCCCTGGCGCAGACTGACCTGGTGTCCAACGACGCCATCAAGTCGATCGAATCGATCATCGCCGCCATCGACGCCAAGCTCACCGCCCAGGTCAACCAGGTGATCCACCACCCCGACTTCCAGCAGCTGGAAAGCGCCTGGCGTGGCCTGCACTACCTGGTCAACAACACCGAGACCGATGAGCAGCTCAAGATCCGCGTGCTCAACATCTCCAAGACCGACCTGCACAAGACCCTGAAGAAGTTCAAGGGCACCGCGTGGGACCAGAGCCCGATCTTCAAGAAGATGTACGAGGAAGAATACGGCCAGTTCGGCGGCGAGCCATACGGCTGCCTGGTGGGCGACTACTACTTCGACCAGTCGCCACCGGACGTGGAACTGCTGGGCGAACTGTCGAAAGTCTGCGCGGCCATGCACGCCCCGTTCATTTCCGCCGCCTCGCCAACCGTGATGGGCATGGGCTCGTGGCAGGAACTGTCGAACCCGCGCGACCTGACCAAGATCTTCACCACGCCCGAGTACGCCGGCTGGCGTTCGCTGCGTGAATCGGAAGACTCGCGCTACATCGGCCTGACCATGCCACGCTTCCTGGCGCGCCTGCCATACGGCGCCAAGACCGACCCGGTGGAAGCCTTCGCCTTCGAAGAAAACACCGACGGCGCCGACAGCTCCAAGTACACCTGGGCCAACGCCGCCTACGCGATGGCCGTGAACATCAACCGCTCGTTCAAGCACTTCGGCTGGTGCTCGCGCATCCGTGGCGTGGAGTCTGGCGGTGAAGTGGAAAACCTGCCGGCCCACACGTTCCCGACCGACGACGGTGGCGTGGACATGAAGTGCCCGACCGAAATCGCCATTTCGGACCGCCGTGAAGCGGAGCTGGCGAAGAACGGTTTCATGCCGCTGCTGCACAAGAAGAACACCGACTTCGCGGCCTTCATCGGCGCCCAGTCGCTGCAGAAGCCAGCCGAGTACGACGACCCGGACGCCACCGCCAACGCCAACCTGGCCGCGCGCCTGCCGTACCTGTTCGCCACTTGCCGTTTCGCCCATTACCTGAAGTGCATCGTGCGCGACAAGATCGGTTCCTTCAAAGAGAAGGACGAGATGCAGCGCTGGTTGCAGGACTGGATCCTCAACTACGTCGACGGTGACCCGGCGCACTCCACCGAGACCACCAAGGCCCAGCACCCTCTGGCGGCGGCCGAAGTGATCGTCGAGGAAGTCGAAGGCAACCCGGGTTACTACAACTCCAAGTTCTACCTGCGTCCGCACTACCAGCTCGAAGGGCTGACCGTGTCGCTGCGCCTGGTATCGAAACTGCCGTCGGCCAAGGGCGCGTAA
- a CDS encoding Hcp1 family type VI secretion system effector — protein sequence MAVDIFIKIGDIKGESMDKAHKDEIDVLNWSWGMSQSGNMHTGSGGGAGKVNIQDLSLTKFVDKASPNLMMHCASGKHIDKVKLTVRKAGGESQVEYMIINLEEVLITSLSTGGSGSDDRLTENVTLNFAKVLVDYQPQKADGTKEGGPVKFGWNVRQNVKV from the coding sequence ATGGCTGTTGATATTTTCATCAAGATCGGCGACATCAAGGGCGAGTCCATGGACAAGGCCCACAAGGACGAAATCGACGTCCTGAACTGGAGCTGGGGCATGTCCCAGTCCGGCAACATGCACACCGGCAGCGGCGGTGGTGCGGGCAAGGTGAACATCCAGGACCTGTCGTTGACCAAGTTCGTCGACAAGGCCTCGCCGAACCTGATGATGCACTGCGCCAGCGGCAAGCACATCGACAAGGTCAAGCTGACCGTGCGCAAGGCCGGCGGTGAAAGCCAGGTCGAGTACATGATCATCAACCTGGAAGAAGTGTTGATCACCTCCCTGAGCACCGGCGGCTCGGGCAGCGATGATCGCCTGACCGAAAACGTCACCCTGAACTTCGCCAAGGTGCTGGTGGACTACCAGCCACAGAAAGCCGACGGCACCAAGGAAGGCGGTCCGGTCAAGTTCGGCTGGAACGTGCGTCAGAACGTCAAGGTGTAA